From the genome of Periplaneta americana isolate PAMFEO1 chromosome 15, P.americana_PAMFEO1_priV1, whole genome shotgun sequence, one region includes:
- the LOC138715620 gene encoding basic helix-loop-helix transcription factor amos-like has product MTSYVCHPQQRLPCTDASSDGYHSPVSSPDSLYFASTPSPTQGQYHYQQHYHCDDGFWHYDAYACHSAAPQDGARRGYPTPQADRRHRARVPGQQSAAPGVEVMRKRRLAANARERRRMNSLNDAFDRLRDVVPSLGNDRKLSKFETLQMAQTYISALYELLQRD; this is encoded by the coding sequence ATGACCTCCTACGTGTGCCACCCGCAGCAGCGCCTGCCCTGCACCGACGCCTCGTCCGACGGCTACCACAGCCCGGTGTCCAGCCCCGACAGCCTCTACTTCGCGTCCACGCCGAGCCCCACGCAGGGGCAGTACCACTACCAGCAGCACTACCACTGCGACGACGGCTTCTGGCACTACGACGCCTACGCCTGCCACTCCGCGGCACCGCAGGACGGCGCGAGGAGGGGCTACCCCACCCCGCAGGCCGACAGGCGCCACCGGGCGAGGGTGCCGGGGCAGCAGTCCGCGGCGCCGGGCGTCGAGGTCATGAGGAAGCGGAGGCTGGCGGCCAACGCCAGGGAGCGGCGGCGAATGAACAGCCTCAACGACGCCTTCGACCGCCTGCGCGACGTCGTGCCGTCGCTAGGCAACGACAGGAAGCTGTCCAAGTTCGAGACGCTGCAGATGGCGCAGACGTACATCTCGGCGCTGTACGAACTGCTGCAGAGGGACTGA